tgattttttttaaatttatttctttttacacacacatacaagtttcATACAGAAATTAACAAAAGCAAACAACACCAAtacacattaaaacaaaataaaaagaaagtggtGCAAAAAAAGGATGAAAGATTGAAGGGGTTTTCCAACTATTGatatccatgtactaggaaaaccttcaatccttgagaaggtGAAAAAGGTATCAGGATAAGTAAATAGACGGTAGATATGAAAGGATGAGATGGGGGAAGAATGATAAGGGAAAGGATGGAAAAAAGAAACCGATAGGACCAGGTGTTAAAAAAAGATTTGAAGTACTAGATGAATTACGAAGGATTGCAGAATAAGCAAGCACACAAGTCAGAAGAGTAAACTTTGAAGAGAAACATCTCATAGATAGAAGAAGTAGGTAATTGCATTAGATCTAGGTGTTGATATCCTGTCCAAGATTTTTTACATCgtataatttatttgttcaatattgttttcaattctaattttctCACCAAACTACATAAAATGCATCCACAGAAATTCGCATTGCAATAATTATATCAAGCTATATTTAAAATTACAATCAActgattaattaattgataaaagtATATTATTGAGAAGTCCTCTATAGAACCTAGGAGATATAATTCAAATACTATAATATTACTTCAATCacaaaacattgaacatttcaataaaaatttaataaaataccttgtGATTCACATAAAATTATAGTTTCTCAACAGATCGAGGGCCAAGCCACAAGAAgcgtttttgcactggcggAGGActagtcggcagggcaggaagctctccgattggctgattgggttggcgttcgggaatcagctgaaaATCAGCCAATCAGGGCTTCCTGCTCTGCCAAATCTTCCGCCGCCAGTGCATAAACGCCTCGaaaaaaacgcttcatgtggcttgaccTTAAGggtttttattgataataatatattaatattgtaaattatcGTAGCAGGCCTAGACTAAAGAGGAGCGCTCTCgattgttttctattttattattgttttgtgaGAATTGTACAATAAAGTGAATGAAAGTAGTTTTATTTGGAATGAAATCTATGAAAAAGCATTGGGTACCTCAGCAAGCAGTCGATCTCGTTTATATTGGAGAGCAGCAAGCTCACTCCGTAGCGTGGTGTTCATGTCGTGAGTCATTGTGTCACCAGCTGGCCTCTGAAACAACAaaatagaggatagctgataacagtatatctcatgtaatatcaactgttcattctggtctcaaataatcaataatattccatacgtaaagaaaaaatatttgtcaatgATTGATTGAGACTATATACTTgcttaatcaattatatttctactttgTTATAAACGATCGGGCGAAGTctcagagctagaaaaggaaagCGCTGTCTGCTTTGACGAATTAATATTGCAAcgccaatattaatcaaatactgacaaTATAAGGTGGACATCACTAAAGGGCGGCAAATGTGTGTTTTTCGGATCGAGATTAGTTTccaagtcgagaacttgaagcgttcgaaaGGCGGCAAAACATTTCTATCTGAGTTGCGAACTCGGTGGCTATTTTTTCCagtctataaaaaataaatcaaaactgGATGAACTGAATTTTTTATTGGTAGAACGCGAGGATTATGAATCAAAAGTTGCAAGTTCGAGACCAATCAAACTCAtctttttgaatattcaaatctgATGACGATTATCCACGTGATTTggacaaaataatgaataacgatTTTAATGTTTATGTTCCCCGGACATAAGGAGATTGTGCATTTTAGAACACAAAATCTTCcccagtgcaaagcacgggtcAATCACACTTCATGGACACGTTATTGGAAAACTTCTGAAGAAGATTAGCAGAGATttgcaaaaatatttcactgtgTAAAGACGTAGGAAAAATTAATCGTATAATCTGTCAAATTTGCATAATTTTCAGTGATCCAATTTTGATGTCTATGAGAACAtaatactgtactgtattatcaaAACTACTAAAAGAGAACTGGAAATATCATCTAGTTACCCTCTGTTATCCAACAATCAAAACAGACATTCTATTACGATCAACCACAAACAATTCAATCTAGTCACATATATCACTCGCttccaaacacattttcaagccGTATTCTCCAGATGATACAAAACTAAAGATAGCTAAGATCCAGGAGCAAAACACAACAGGCATTTGCAAACATATCAATGACGAATGAAACAATGCTCAGCGGAGAAGAAGCCTGTGGCCGTAGACATGACTGTTTCGAGTAGAAATAGATTGAAAGCCGAATACGAAACTATAGAGGAGAACCAAGAGAATGTTGGAGTGAGGGAGAAACCCTGAAAGATCAGAGAACATGAAAACTTCCGCGACATCCCCTATAAGCGCCATGGAGCACAACCCTTGAGTGTACTGGGAGGGAGAGGGTGGATCAGCCCACCCCCACGCAACTGATCCCCGTTTCTAAATTATTAGGCCTAAAATAAACCTGAAGAATAAGGTCATGCCAAAACACAAGCCTTAGTCAATCTCACGAATTGATGTGCAATATTGTTATTGTTGTAGCTAAAATAGTATCTCCATCACAATTTTCTTACATACTGAAAGATATAGCTTTTCAGGCTGTCCTCAGCCTCTTGGATGGTGATTTGTGATTTCATTTTTAGTTTCCTGTTAGTTCAACGAATTGCTTCTAAGTTTGAgctttcaagtattatgtctaTCTCACGCAACTATAAAGGagaaattttcaagaaattgaataaaacagcCTTTATATACGTAGATCAAAAGAATTCAATGATAAAGGAATGAGTTCAGAACGTTAActtaattgaattcataaaaatGATCGATGTCATCGCCCTCTGACCATAGGTGTTGATAGgagttaattatttttcatcagaGTGTATTAGAGATATAGGTATTTATAGGTGTATCGTATacgtgtatatatatatatcatagcTATATCTACAAAGGTAAACCGGTACCTAAATTCTGTAGCATCATCTCATTAGTATTGTTTTGTATCATTCTGTCCTATCAAGAGATTAAAGTTTTCCACCTGAATTCTTCAAACTGGCACACACATTATTGAAGTGAGTGAGTAGAGTGTGAAATATCCTTTTGCTCCATTAGTTACGGTTCCAGAGTTTTGATAGCTAAGTGTTCCGTCAAAATTTGCGGTCGTCATTACAGAGTGTACTATAGATAGCATGTCGTTGAATATTTTGGTCCCACTATTCATTTTCATGAATGTTTGTGGTATAAATtgtcaaatatattattattcatcgaaGGAAAACCTTTTTTCTCCAATTCTTGGAGATAATTGGATCGCGAAGGGTTATTTCAATGACAGTATAAACAGAACAGGTTTCGGTAATCTAGAAATTGAAACAAACGCCTTCTATAGTGCCGAAACTCAAGCTTTCCACGCAGGTTACTTGGAAGGAAAGCTAACTAGAAACTTGATCTACAGTCATTGGTTCAATGTGGTTGGACCCTTCTGCAAATCTCACAACTGCTCTCTTATCAAGGGATTCTTGAGGGAGAATAGGTTATGGACGACATGGAACTCATCCCGCGATTCTTACTGGTACCAGTTGAAACTCATCCACTTTCAACTAGCAGGAATAACATTGGCATACAATAAAAAACGCCCAGATCACCTTCCAAAGTTGCTTGTTGATGATATTTGGATGATGAATCTCTTCTATGAGTTGCCAGATATACAGAGTATCATCTATTCAAATACAACAGAAACCGGACCGTCAACAACTGGTgagtttatttttatattatttatttagctcATTCTATTATTCACTCTTTTTCAATAGTTCTTGAATGAAAAGTATCCTtgtgaagaaattattatattcatcgGCTTATCCTTGTAAATTGGAATACATTCCAATTGGCTGGCAACCATCACCGTTTCCAGCCTACCGGAACAATTAAAGTTTGCTCAAAATCTAAGGATAGCAGTCCTATGAATGTAACTttcatatttcatgatatgTTGGTAATGTTGGAAAAAAACGTGAAATACTGCTGGTCACGTCTATATAATTTGCAGAAGAATGGTTCCCATCCTACAAAATTATACGCTCTTTTACTGCAAGCTTTCtagataaaataagtaataataccCTTCAAGTTCTCTTAGATCAGCATAATGTACAGtaaaatgttataaattgagaaaaagtgatCGATGGCACATTTGAATAGATAAAGTGAAGAGTCTATATCATTTGACCTAAACCAGCAGTTGGATCATtacaaacattgaaaataattatagaatatattattttgcaCATTGCAAACTTGAAAGTTGAAGAGCGTTACCAGCTTTCATGGTAATTGAtgttttcttttaaattacatATTGGGaagttgaaaacttgaaaagttgtAGAGCGTTACCACCAGACGGCTTTCATAGCAATTGAtgttttcttttaaattaccGTACATATTACCATATTACATATACCGTAAATGACCGTAATAAACGTTTTGAACAAAAAGAAAACGTCATTCCATAAGACTCTGTATCACAATAACCTATgtgaattttttttctattgtttccATCGACTTGctagtttttcaaaaaagggAATAAAATTCCATATCCATAGAATTTCCATCGGAAAAAAGATCAACATTTTTTGTCAATCAAGATCATTCATTTCTATTTGTTACAGGAGATTCCGATCATTGTTCTGCGCTCATCAAATTAATGCCAGGGAACAAAGATGTTTATTTTGGACAAAATACCTGGATTCAATACAGTGCAATGTTGAGAATACTGAAAAAGTACGTTTTTCCGTACTCGATTTCTAAAAATGACACAACTATAGTTCCAGGATCTCAAGTTAGCATGTCATCCTATCCTGGAGTGGTATGGTCTGTCGACGATTTCTACCTGACATCATCTGGGTTAGCGGTCACTGAAACAACAAACACAGTCCACAACAAAGCGCTGTTTAAAGAAATTACAAGTGATATTGGGAAGATTGTCTGGCAAGGTTTGCGAGCTATGATTGCCAACAGACTGGCGACAGATGGTGAAACCTGGCATGAGGTGTTTTCTCGATTCAACAGTGGTACCAGCAACAATCAATGGATGGTTTTCGACTACAATAAACTCAAACCAGGTGAAAAACTACCAGCGGGGGCGTTGTGGATCAGTGAACAGATGCCTGGGAAGATAGTTAGGATGGACGTCACAGACGTACTGAATGAGAGAGGGTACTGGAGTAGCTACAATGTTCCATACACTGAAGAGATACGTAGGATTGGTGGTTATAATGAGAAGATGTTAGGTCCCGATGGACCATGGTACTCCTACACTGAAACCCCCAGAGCGAAGATTTTCAAACGTGATCATGAAACAGTTACCGATATGGAAAGTTTTATGAAACTGATGAGATCCAACGATTTCAGGAACGATTCTCTGGCAGTTTGTAACTGTCTTCCGGCCTACAGTGGTAGAGGAGCAATAGCTGGTAGGGAGGATTTGAATCCGGAGGATGGTGTTGGAGTGAACAAGCGTTCGGCGCATGGCGCAATCGACGCCAAGTTGACTAATCGCGAATTGTTGGCGAAACTGCAGTTTGTGGCTGTGGCTGGGCCCACAACTGGCACCTATAACCAATTGCCTGTTTTCAGATGGAGTGACAGCAGCTTCTCCCATCTTCCTCACATGTCTCACCCGGATGTGTTCAACTTTGAGCCTTTCCTGATGGAGTGGTCCCTCTAGTAGACAAACTATCATAAATCACTAAATCCACCCTCCCCAAATCGTTAATCACTAAGTCAGTAGCTGATTCTGTTTTACCTCAAAGTCAGTTAcatacacacatcgatttttcgaCGTACGatcagattaaacagatgatatttcacatttcattttatttattttcacattTAACAACACAcacatcaaatacatgattagaaaaggatcaacaggtctagcccaaaactgtttcctttccaaatttttatatttgtcaagttccgtttaatctgctagaattcataaggaaagcaaaaaattgaacgttcaaaaatcgatgtgtgtatgTAACCAGCTTTACtctatttgaaagtttttgcttgagaataaaattgaaactgaagGCCTTAATCGATAAATTGATTCAGTGTATAGTAAACCTagttaagaaaaaatgaaacctagatgaattgagaaaagaaagatcTGACAGAATGAAAAGGTGATGGGAATAAAAGAAGAGAATTGAAGCGAATAAACAAAGAAAGAGACTACAGTGATTCTTGTGGTcataaaatctaaaaaaaaactaGTTATCATTCTCATTGCAGCTGGCTCTTATAGTGAGTTAATCGAATTATACCAAAATAATACAGGCCTAAAGACAGACGTTTGCAGACAGACTGAGGAAAAATTTTCTCCAGGTGTTCGAGTGTTGCAACCAATGATCTATATATACTaagagttattatattatttagtaTATAATTATAGATCATTGGTTGCAACTTACAAAGACGACCGTCTGTCTGCTTATTCTTCTCACCTCTTTATGCAGacatttgattttttcttcGTCCATCTGTTGCTATGTGCGTAATATTCTAAGTACCTAATTCTTACTTACACTACAACTGATTCCAATAAAATTATCCACAGTTTTATAACTGTTACAAGTAATTATAGTTAgagattgaatattatatttgaaaaaaaaaatggcaAATAGGAGAATATTATAGAGCGAACGATGTCGCCGTTGAACACGAAGCCTTAATTCTCCTCCAACACTAGGTCTATGACAATCGTTTCAAGGTCAACATATCAATGTTGTATAGATTGCTGAATGTATGAATCAGTTCTAGAATGAATCATCAATTCAGATGTCACGATATCATTGCTGACAGAACAATTGGaatcaatttttctctctctacaACCTTCGACAGGAAAAACATCTACTGTTCACTGGCCTTTCAAATTTTTCTACATGAAGGTCTGATtcttctatcattttattttctgaCTGCAGTAGGCATTATTATCTTCACATCCTATTATTTTTCGAGTATACTTCTTTTTCCTTCAATATCAGTTTTATCATTGTTATCTCCACTTTTACCCTGCCCAACTTTCAATTTCCGAATTGTCTAATCCCGATTCCTGATAGgtcctcaaaaataatttagtttTCCTAGAAGTAATTTGTAAATCAATATTAAAGAATGTTTCCCTGAAGATTGGGGCTACTCTCCTGAAAAATAGGAAGGTTAATAGATTTGTACAGTTACATCCTACTTTACTCATGTTCATTTGTGTTGAGGATTTTTCCATACAATGTATACCGTACACTTCTTCGAtctgaaatgagaaaaatagtcTGTCAGCCAGATCCATGTGGaaatttcacttttttcaaGTATAGAGAATCATTTCAACTGGAAAAATGTCCAGATTTCAATATGTATGTATGTCCAGATGTAGCCATAGTATCatcttatttttaaattcaaatataacatCTGGGCCCTATCTTCCATCAGGATACATACATGATTTTAGCTGGATATCGTCTTATTATGCTATCTAAATAACATCAATCTGCCACCAGGATAAATTTACGATTTTAACAAGTGTTTCAACTCTACTGTTTTATCGACGTGATTACTCTGACTATAGCCTGGTTTTCACAAGTAGAGTTAGTGGTTGAGTAagtggcatactaactctactgagcaaactctactctacttacttggtcgagtaactaactgttttcactacaattgaggatagtaggtaaagtgtgttgtctagtgaacaggaCTAACCTTAcaatgtcaatactttttaataaattagctctttttaataaattcaataaattaatactttttgatgaataacaatactttttaaacttgatagcctacggcacgactctaGTCTACTAGCTGCatactgttttcattagcatattagtggtagagtagagtgggaagcggtggtgggggaaggcaagtggtagagtactatcccacgatGCTATCCCACTCCTATTCTACTAAAAATTGGTACCGTACTCTACAatgactctactctaccatgaacgttttcattgggaaagttcacaagatagttagtacttgcccaaaGAACTCTACCAGGAATATGGTATGATGCTCTACTTAATTCTAGAATGCTCTAAAACTCTACATGATGCATTACATGACTTTAACCCATTGCATGTCCAGTCAAGATTCTTCAACAGAAACGCTTTCCAGTAAACTACTCGGTCGAAAACTGATGAATTGAGAGGAGGTGATTGAGGGGGTAGTTAAAGTAGAAAGCAAAAGAGaggaaagtgagagagagattgaaagAGCGTGTGCGAGccaggaagaaagagagagaaagagagaatgagtgtgtaccagagagagaaagagagagtgatagagaaagaaagaggagaagagataAAGAGTGTGTGCcatagagagagacagagagagagagagagagagaatagtaAGTTGTGAGCAGTGAGTAAACGGGTAAACTCCCTCACTAGTAAACTGGGAAGTTGTGGAAAGGATAAAACAAACACGTTTTCCTTTTTCAACACGACCCAGCCTGAAAATACCTCAATAATTGACCCTTATTTTATATAGGCCTCTCAAACTTGTATATTCACAACCCCCCTTACCACACAACAAAAGATAGAGTTGTTCTTCACTGTATGATAATATTTCTTCATCAGATAATCAGACCAAAGAATCTGCATGTTTTGATAAGAGCCGATTTCCTGCCTTGATGCGAATATAGGGCGCAAAGGAGGAGCCGAAATTGAAGTAATTAAAggaaattacaagaataatgGAGAAACATCAACCAGATAAATTTCTCTCACACAACAGTCTTGCCCTTATATTTTCTCATATCTATCTATACTGTAGTGAACCTCTTGGACTGGTGAACATCCCACAGactataaacatctaaacatgatttttttctaGTTTCGAATAAGAGTAATACATTCCGTTCAAAAATAGTACACCTAATTTACAATTCCGACTATGATTTTAACCAGTTTTAAAAATGAACCATTCTATCAGGGCATCTCAGTTTCTCGAAAGACAGAGAATTGCCGTTTTCAAACTTACCAATTTCTCGACGACAcggcacgacaggacaggaagctctccaattggctgacaatacgccaacccaatcagcattctcctttcttcttcttcttcttcttcttcttcttcttcttcttcttcttcttcttctcttcttcttcttttcttcttcttcttcttcttcttcttcttcttctcttcttcttcttcttcttcttcttcttcttcttcttcttcttcttcttcttattcttcttcttcttcttcaattggCTGAGTTTCaatacgccaacccaatcagccaatcggagagcttcctgtcctgtcgtgccgTGCTGTGTCGTCGAGAAATCGgcaagtatgaaaatggccatTATCTGGAAACGTCACTGCTATTTTCTTGTAATTCATGGAGCTCCGTGAAAGCTCATTGAGCTACgtgtcaatttttttcggacttgtgcactacaagttcacggagccAATTCATGAACCTATAGTCaagtccacgttaaaatggcagtggagaaaaataggagtaCAGCCTTGCCAATTCACTGCCTTGTCACTGCTTTCTATATAGGTATATCACTGACACCAGTACATCTGaagtgatatcaactgttcattcttgtttcaaataatcaattatatttccctcgtcaagaaaatatttttttcaatggtttagggccatatgcaccatctacgtttaacgctaaaccacgtttacttatAGATaaggttgcatttatcataatgtgtttcattcggGGTTTAAAAAACCAACAGCAGACATTTCTCCGTTCAAACCGAGTATCTGAATATGGGCCTAAgtaatcattttcaaaattgaattaaatattttgtaaatcaaTTATACTTCTACGTTTTGAAAAACGATCAAACAACCATGTGGATCTataaaaggatagcgctatctgctttgtcgaatgatagacaaggatagtaacaccaattttaatcaaatactgccattcaaacgtggacctcactatataagtGAACTGCAAAAACGAAGTTTTCGTCACAATGGCAGTTAGCCCATTGATTAGGTGCGTGGTGCGTAGTTTTCAGCTCTCAGCTGGCATGATTTGTGTGTCAGTCGCCAGTAGGGACTCAGCGATCGATAGACAACTTCTTCTTAGTTTTCTTCTCATTACTTACGAATACGCACTTTTATACGCACCTTGGCATGCTTGGCAAACTACCAGCTAAAACTACACAGTTAGGCCCGTATGGACTATGGAGATGGAGATACTCAGTTTAAACGAAGAAATGTTAGCTGTTCATtcaaaccccgtatgaaacacattatgataaatgcaaccatatctacaagtaaacgtggtttagcgttaaattTAGGTGATGCATATGGCCCTCAAACTACAAAGTATcttaggcctggttgcacaaaaaccggttaaattttaaccgtgactAATTTCAccagaaccaatcggagaaggcttttttgaaaggacgtgaaattaatcatgattaaaatttaatcggcttttgtgcaaccgggccttagtatcTTTATATAAAAAGTGTAGCTTATACCATACAGCAGTTATCGTTATAGTACACCAGACAGAGATGTACTAGGTAAGTACTATAGTAAgtaccacgttataatgatagatttggtgtattgctatccttgtctatcattcgacaaagctaatagcgctatcctcttccAGCTCAGCAGTTTCTGACCTTTTTCCCCAGGATCAAGCTTCGTTTACTCttgattgttattattataacctAATACTAAAAGTTGAGTGAGAAATTATCATGAATAAGACACTGAACTGTTTATTAACAGTTCAGTCACTTCTAGTTATTTTCGCAAAACGTCATATACAGCATATATAGCATAGCGCCTGAAACGTTTTAGAAAATGTTCCTCTACAATGTTGACACAAGTCAAAGTTGGGTTCAGATTGCAGAATGCCTTTTTCTGTTGGCAACAATATTATAAACTCGGTTGAAATTTAAAACCAGAACAGCACGATTAACGCAATGCACGCACTTTTCATGAGGAGATTGACCTTAAGATCGATTCACACATGAGCACGTTTTTCCAAGCTACAACAAAAAACCGTGTTGtctacattctatactcactggtagTCTACATTCAAAATGACAGGAGAAGTAGTTACACTGAGAATTAGGCCTATACAGATTTTGTATCTTAAACGGCTGTAGGGAAAGgtaatttttttagtttatcgCATGATAGTTTATTAGCTTATTTCTATAAGCTCACAGTATCATCCATTCCAAGTTTCCAACAAAGATTTTCCGAGAATTTTCACTTTTAACTGCAGAATTTCTTGCTAGGTTTCGCCTTTCAAGAGAATAGTGGAATTCGTCTTGGTGTTTGGAGGGGGGCGGTTTAAGTTTAGAATTTGAGCTCATCAACAAGTGATCTGAATGAAATGGGTTTTGATATCTCAATTAAGCTAGTAGCTACTGAACCTATAAAAAAATCTTACTCTATTCAACATCAAGTTTTCCATAAAACCAGCATTTTTTATACTTtaggaataatattatagtttgaaagaaaacacaaaaaatgtcATCAAATGAGAATAAACTATTCACAACTAacgtaaaaataatatttacttcAAAAGCTCCATCAGCGCTCATCAGCGAAATATCTATTAGTGAAAATTTACCCGAAAATGTATTCACCTAAGAAAATAATCGGGAAGGCTCTGATCACAGAGTAATCGAATTTATtgagatagaaaaatatatgatttttGGCTTAGAATATGATACCACATTACTTCATCATAATTTCCACTGAGACAcattttctaatcatgtatttgattcgTGCATGGttaatgtaaattaataaacaaagtTAATGAGAGTGAGCTCATAAACTTTATTTTTAGTATGTGCCTgacatatttatattgttctcAGTATAATTGAttgcaatttcaatttatttgagcAATTTATTTTgttggaaaatatttattagttaTGTTCTGCTTtcatattatttgatgaaagtGGTGAAGTTTAGTTATTTTTAGAACAAAATCTGCTTTGCAGGTCTTAAGctacaaataaattaatctaagagtataaaatatttattgtacgAATTTTGTTACCAAAATAATTGGAAGAAGTTACTAGAACTgtatctcataaaaaataatacacaaatgAAAGCAAGACATCGTCTGTTTCCTGTAATGTTTTGTTTACGTGTAATTCTAACCTTATATGAAGATGAAGATAGCAGAGCACCACTGACTTGGGGTGAAGTTGGACGACAACTGCCTTCAAAACATCTAGCATGCAACCAGCAAAGCACTCCTGTATCGATTGCTAGTCTAACTCTATTTCCGCAGGCGCCCCTCActctttcaataattcattgcaTTAATCAACAACTAGTTTTTAGCTCTGTAACTACTAATCGAAAAGAACATTCAAAGAAGGGGAAGTTCCTTGTTATTAAAATCTGAAAGACTGTAAAGTGAGGGAAATCTGCTGAGAAATGGACTGAAGACATCTTGATGGCCCAAGAGTATGTTATAGTATTCGAATTTGGATTTAAAGGAAATCGGGGGTGCCCACAGAAAGTCATGTGGGGGTGGTCTTAAATCTTCTGGCCGTCCCAGAAAAGGTCAGCAGTGCTCAAAATGACTACCGAAGAAATCTTCTTGGTTTCACAATTTATGAAAGGGGGGTGGAAgctaaattttggaatttttaggGAGCTGTGTCCATGGGCCTTACGGGAGTGTAGATGATTGAATCCCTGagtactatcattcctgagagctggagaaattttaatttttgaccatttctgcaaaaatccatga
The genomic region above belongs to Nilaparvata lugens isolate BPH chromosome 5, ASM1435652v1, whole genome shotgun sequence and contains:
- the LOC111047464 gene encoding putative phospholipase B-like 2, which produces MSLNILVPLFIFMNVCGINCQIYYYSSKENLFSPILGDNWIAKGYFNDSINRTGFGNLEIETNAFYSAETQAFHAGYLEGKLTRNLIYSHWFNVVGPFCKSHNCSLIKGFLRENRLWTTWNSSRDSYWYQLKLIHFQLAGITLAYNKKRPDHLPKLLVDDIWMMNLFYELPDIQSIIYSNTTETGPSTTGDSDHCSALIKLMPGNKDVYFGQNTWIQYSAMLRILKKYVFPYSISKNDTTIVPGSQVSMSSYPGVVWSVDDFYLTSSGLAVTETTNTVHNKALFKEITSDIGKIVWQGLRAMIANRLATDGETWHEVFSRFNSGTSNNQWMVFDYNKLKPGEKLPAGALWISEQMPGKIVRMDVTDVLNERGYWSSYNVPYTEEIRRIGGYNEKMLGPDGPWYSYTETPRAKIFKRDHETVTDMESFMKLMRSNDFRNDSLAVCNCLPAYSGRGAIAGREDLNPEDGVGVNKRSAHGAIDAKLTNRELLAKLQFVAVAGPTTGTYNQLPVFRWSDSSFSHLPHMSHPDVFNFEPFLMEWSL